The Bacteroidota bacterium genome includes the window ATATACAGTGATTGAGATAGTTTTCACGTCTGTACACCCATCAACAGATGTACCCCTTACGTTGTAGGTAAAGCTCGAAGGAGGGTTAATAATAATTGTATCACCAACCGTTGTATTTTGAGCGAATACAGGATACCAAAAATAATCTTTCGCGCCTGCTGCGTACATGCGGGTACTTTGTCCCCTGCACAGTTTAGTTGTATCAGCCCATACAGTTACAACCGGGTTTGCCGCAGCCACAATGTAATCCCTCATTTCAATGGTATCGTAACCAAAACTGTTACCAACAATTAGGGTTACATCATAGGTACCTGACACTGAATAATTAACTTGTGGGTTCTTAAGTGTAGATGTAGCAGGAGTTCCTCCTTCAAAAATCCACTCATAAGAGGTACCGAAGTTTACGCTCATATCTGTAAACTTCACATCTGCCGGAAGGCAAAAAGTAGTATCGTTATTTGCAAAGTCGGCTTCAGGTTTTTTAGTGTTAAACCTTGCGCAATTACCCGCCACTTTAATATTATCGATATATAAGTTATTACCATTATCGTTATAAGCCTCTAGCTTAAACACAATCCCGTCTTTACCGTCAAAATTGCTTAAGTCGATATCAATACATGATGTTCCTTTAATAGTTTCTACGCACCAATCAGATGAGAAAGTAGTAGTAAATGTAGCTGTTGATGCAGTTTGAGTAGCAAAGCTAAAGCTGTTGTTCTCGGCAAAAGCAGCAACTAAATAAGGGAATGTTTGTCCACTATCGGTTGATACATACACCAACAACGAGTCGCGTTTAGTAGTATTACGGGCACGGTATGCATGCTGCATGGTAAGCCTGCTGTTTGCTATGCCGTTTAGGCTCATTACAGGGCTTATTAATGCATCGCGTTGACCAATTGTAGCATAGTTAAAAAAGTTCATACGTAGCGAACGTTTGCTGCCCTTTAAGGCATTTGCATTCACTACATCCCACGTAGCGCCATTATCGGGGTTCAGTGTTGTGAAACCCATTCCTGTTAAATTACCCGATTCAAAATTTTCTTGAAAAACAACCTCATTACCGTAGGCAGAAACAGAAACGTAATTAGTTAGGTTGATTGAATCACTTCCGTTTGTATTGGTTATCACCAAAGCAACATCATAGTCGCCAACATTTGTGTAAGTAACCACAGGATTTTTAGTAGTATCGGTAGCTGGCGTTCCACCGGGAAAATACCAGGTATATTTTTCAGCGCTGCCTTTGGTAGAGCTACCAAAGAAAGAAACTACCGTATTAGGGCAAGCTGTAGTGCTTGCTGATTGTATTTGTGCCTTAGGAACAGCATTTAGGAATGCACCGGCACATTGCAACGACTTTTCAGCATCAATACGGCCACTACCAATTTTACCGGCAAAGGTTTGATTAAGTGCATCTATTGGCTCTGCTCTGCTTATCAGGCACTGCTCAAGTTGTGCATTAGTCATGTTGGGATTGTGTGATTTCATTAAACCCAACAAACCGGCCACCATGGGAGTTGCCATTGAGGTTCCGTCAAACGTTGAATAAGACCCTGTTGCAATTGTACTGCGGATACGGCTA containing:
- a CDS encoding S8 family serine peptidase — encoded protein: MMKYQRALWLLCFALFTVISTAQTNHPQQIDGEVYLKYKSEYPIAGLLVQTDAPYALLPGFDKEFSEKFQIYKAQASFGNADSKLKQTIRVSFRNAKDIGTLIKALTANPMVEYAEPVPLNVTGYTPNDLGTNTTTGQWGLYKIKGREAWDISKGDSAITVAVVDDGMNIFHNDLNNNVWRNPKEIAGNKIDDDNNGYVDDIFGFDVGDKDPDPFHPNTNFTHGTHVGGIAGAVSNNQLGVASIGYNISLMAVKCTFNAQSNTASIPMGYEGVTYAASAGADIINCSWSSGQQSQTAQNVIDFAVSKGSIVVAAASNDGVEQIRYPAAYDGVIAVASTDINDNKSSFSNYGTWVDVSAPGSRIRSTIATGSYSTFDGTSMATPMVAGLLGLMKSHNPNMTNAQLEQCLISRAEPIDALNQTFAGKIGSGRIDAEKSLQCAGAFLNAVPKAQIQSASTTACPNTVVSFFGSSTKGSAEKYTWYFPGGTPATDTTKNPVVTYTNVGDYDVALVITNTNGSDSINLTNYVSVSAYGNEVVFQENFESGNLTGMGFTTLNPDNGATWDVVNANALKGSKRSLRMNFFNYATIGQRDALISPVMSLNGIANSRLTMQHAYRARNTTKRDSLLVYVSTDSGQTFPYLVAAFAENNSFSFATQTASTATFTTTFSSDWCVETIKGTSCIDIDLSNFDGKDGIVFKLEAYNDNGNNLYIDNIKVAGNCARFNTKKPEADFANNDTTFCLPADVKFTDMSVNFGTSYEWIFEGGTPATSTLKNPQVNYSVSGTYDVTLIVGNSFGYDTIEMRDYIVAAANPVVTVWADTTKLCRGQSTRMYAAGAKDYFWYPVFAQNTTVGDTIIINPPSSFTYNVRGTSVDGCTDVKTISITVYPGPGTVNIFNNNMGSLYTNNNTLGVKYQWLLEGVVLPGDTSKTITPSPSAPGTYSLRASDSIGCKVVSNEYYFNPLSVINASDKGIKVYPNPASDVLYVETENGDAEIKVYNILGECVFEDKLIGKRAEITTKTLNDGIYFVNVQSGNQNIVWKVIINNE